DNA sequence from the Centropristis striata isolate RG_2023a ecotype Rhode Island chromosome 17, C.striata_1.0, whole genome shotgun sequence genome:
atgaagaaaaacaaggctgcactgtatcagaccgtctgctttggttttatgtttaaattcatatatttatCCAAATCAGACtgtgctttggttttgagttggattttgaagttactgcacatttttatatcattatttctctgaaataaagcaaaattgaaacctaaaactttgtcaagataaaacagacatcaaggagttcatttttttttagttataactcaaatTCAACCAAAATtgtaattactgcagttaggctttgtaggacagtattgtacttgaatatttctgcattctggggtccctaaacagtgttAATTGGTTataattgcataaattggatatGACTGTAAAGCTATgtctcttgtggattcaatcaaggtgaattttttaaatgtgtgatgATTTTAGTCACCGTTGTTGCCATTTCATTGCGGTGAGACCTCAAAACAATAATACGATAATTCATTCAGGACAAACAACACCCATCTAATAtgaggaaaaaagcaacttttagCTCTATctaaacacaaaataagagagtagaataaaaaaggtaaacCTATGCGCAAAGCtctctattcttttttttaacataataatgatttctctgcaaatgtttgaatATATTAGCAAaggttttaatgtaaattcatATTTATCAAAGGTTAATTATTAAAAGGGGCtccatggtggtgtagtggttagtaCATTTTAAACATCGGTTTAAtttgtgactctaaattgcccacaacctgagtgcggataagaggataaggataatgaatgaatgaataattattaatgggttaagtttatttttaatgtacaggtgcatctcaataaatgagaatatcatagaaaagtttatttatgccagtaattcaattcaaaaaggtgaaataacacattatataggtccatcacacacagaatgaaacatttcatgtctacatttatttaatttattcaaattataatgattatggcttacatttattgaagacataaaattcagtgtctccaaattgtttaatattacaaaacaccaattttaaaaagtatgtttaatatggaaatgttggcctctgaaaagtctgtccatCTTATAACAACTtattatctcgtaattatgactttttatccgattatgacttcttttttctcataatttaaagtttttttaaattcaaaattgtgactttttatctcataattgactttttatcttatgacttttatctcaaaatttcaactttttatctcataattatgactttttttctcatttttccaacttttttttttaaatctcaaaatgaccttgtatctcataatttctgctttttatctcataatttcgacttttatctcatgatttcgactttttatctcataataatgacttGTATCTctaaaattgaatattacaaaagaccaattttaaaaagtatgtttattatggaaatgttggcctctgaaaagtatgtccatctatatgactcaatacttggttggggctaattgacttgaactactggagattcacttttcatcatatttgaatatattgagatgcacctgtatgtataGTGTTTGAATGCTGCTATTGGATGCTTGAATTTCCCTCAGGATAAATTAAGTATCATCATTATATTCTAAGATATCTGCCATAAAAACCGAAAGTAAAAACCCAGGTAATGATGTGTGATTTCATCCTGCTGCAGGAACAATACGGTTTCATAGTACATGTGCATGTGAGAATTGCATTAAGgtagaaatgaaccaaaaaggTTCCCAGGAGAAGCTgtgaaaaacagaatgcaatgatttgcaaatctttTTCGACATtttttgaaattgaattcaGCACAAAGACaggatatttaatgttcaaactgatcaCTTGATTTGTGAATATATAGACCTATGCTGACTttaatgcattgtttttatttacacagcaACCGTTGGGGAATTGGGTTTGTATTTGCTTTCAGAAcattattaactttttatttatttatttagcaaaaCTCCACATTAACATGCTCTGCTTGCACTATGatgtgcatttttatatttctcaCAAGACTTCTGCCTGAATGTAGAATCCTGATaaacctgtttttttgtgtgtacttTTTATGAGCCGTACACCAACCTGTTTTGTTCGCTGTACACTAACACATCAGTTTCTTCCAGCAGAGCAAAGATGCAGTGGAGTCTGTTTGTGCTCATTCTGATGGGTAAGTGGATCTTCTTATCAGATCTGCAGCAGTTTGAACTAAAATCACTTCTGGAGTCATAAAACAGCTGAATGGCAATGAAAAGTCTAATGAGTGGAGTAAATAAgagcagcttttaaattaaaagtgtGGTGTAAGAAGTGGTCGACCACATGATTTTGATTTAATGAACAGATTCTGTTGTCTGTTTCTCTAGGTCTAGGTCAGTGTGCCTTCTCCACATGTCCCCTCGATGAGTACCACTTTATTAGTGAGACTAAGACCTGGACAGAAgcccagagctactgcagaaAACACCACACTGACCTGGCCACAGTGACTAACAAGACAGACATGAAGAGACTCTGTAACTATACAAAGAATGTAAAGTCTGGAATCTGGATTGGGCTTTACAACCAAACAGATACCAACAGGACGTGGCACTGGTCTCTGCCAGGGGTGGAGTACACTGAAACCAAGACAAACTGGGTTACAGGTGAACCAAACGATGACACGTTTCCTGGGAACTGTGTGCGTTTACACCCGTTCCCCAGTGATGAATGGGCGGACAACAGGTGTCTAGAGGAGTTTAAATTCGTCTGCTACAATGGTGAGAAAATGTAGCTAATAATCCACTTCCTCACTGAATCACAAAATGCTACTCATGTTATTGACTCATTCACCATATTTAATCATTAATATCTGAGCTGCACTGGAATCAAAAGAAATTAATCAACGTTTCATGTGTAATTACATGTTTCCTTAAGACATATGTTTTgggatgggttttttttctccacaggaAAGAAGAAATCCACTAAAAAGTTCCATTTCATTAACAAAGAGAAGACCTGGCCACAGGCTCAGAGCTACTGCAGAAAACACCACACTGACCTGGTGAGTGGACTCAAACAGTTAAATGACTCAAAATTCAAGGAGGAGCGTCCTCAGGATGACAAAGGCTTGTGGATCGGCCTGTTCAGAGACAGCTGGAGGTGGTCAGATGGCAGCAGTTTCTCTTTCAGATACAGGGATCTGGACTTATATGAAGGAGACAAGAAATGCGCTATGATTGCAAATGGAAAATGGAGCTCTGATAAATGTGATGGAGAGAAACCCTTTGTCTGCTATGATGGTGAGTTTTGCAAAAGAATGACCCGGTGTGATGAATCAAAAAGATTATGCTGTTACGCTGCTGTCTCtcaaaacaatgtgatttattttggaGCCCAACACTGATGCTGCTCTGTTTGTCTCCATTTCTTCCATGGCAGATCACGTGATCCTGATCAACCAAAGCATGACCTGGGTGGACGCCTTAGATTACTGCAGAGACAATCACCGTAACCTGGTCTCCATCACCAGCCTCAACCAGCAGAGGTGGGTCCAAGAGAAAGCCAAGCAGGCCGACTCTGACTACGTCTGGCTGGGACTGCGCTACACCTGCACTCTGGACTTCTGGTTCTGGGTCACTGACCAGGCGGTCCACTACAATAACTGGAACTCAAGAGTGAAGACGGATGACTGTGACATGTCCGGAGCCATGGACCGCACAGGAGAACATAAGTGGGTCAAAAAGAATGACGAGGAGAAGTTTAATTTCATCTGTTTCAAGTAAAAACCTTCTCTGCTCGCTGGCAGCAGacactttgtttatttactcTCTTTGTTTGCAGTGGTGTGACGTTTACACAATATATTTGATGATTATTGAAaggcattctgggaaatgtaggaatCTGTTGGAACTACCAACAGACTTTCTAATAGCAGATTCTAACTTGAGAGAAATTAGCTTCATGAAAGTCTGTTACAAAATATCACAAGATCAGTGAGGATGTGACAGTGTAACAGGTTTTTCTGTCTCCTTGTTCTGATACAGGAACACCTGAATGATCTCTGTGTTATTTTATCAAGTTGTTGCTTTACTCTCATTTAATGTGtggatttttattgttattaatcttatgaggttttattttctgtctgaaaAAACTTACCATCTTCATGTTAGGAATAGGAATAAGTAAACCACAGTACACAGTAATGATTACAActgttttcatgtatttaatacggaacattttaatttgtttcttcATATTTGGTTGACATCTGGTGATGGATTTATGATTATATTACTGAGTGTGAAATCTTTGTCTTCGATGATCATATGTTTGGAGttttatgtaaacaaaaaaaatatttctttgagttgaataaatgaataaaatgttaataaactgAGTATTTCTTGTTTTCAATTAAGGGCTTAAAACATTATGATGAGTACTTGAAGGCCATTCTCATGATTAATCTAATcaggttgtgttttgttttctgtatgaAAAAACCTAAAGTCTTCATTTTATGATTAcaattgtttttgtgtatttatgtgttggTGTGACGTTTAAACAATATATGATGATGATGGGGGGGTACTAAGAGACTTTCTAACAGCATATTTACTATAGTGGTGGTATGTAACAAAGTTAATTTAATCAAGTACTGAAGTGCAATTTTAAAGTTCTTGTACTGATATAAAttaatacttctactccaccacattttagaggcaaatattgtactttttactccactacatttagctgccagctttagttacttttcaggtcgagatttaacataaaaagtgattaattccaaattattatgcatttttatgaattaaaccacataaaggCGTATTAAGCAGTTAGAATAAACATTatattgacaacagtaaaatgctacttacataaataaatgagaaataatGATCCAAAAATATAGcacatttacttttgatacttaaagtacattttgatgctgatacttttgacCTTTTACTgaattaagttttgaatgcaggacttttactcgtagtggagtaatttttttaatgtaataataatacttttaccTGTAATTAGTTGTTCTGTCTCCCTATTCTGATTCAGGAACACctaaataatcaatattttataaGTTGTTATTCTCTTTTTCAAAAGTGTGGAtcctttattaatttactttgtgttgtgtttggttTTTATATGATCCAAAGTACTCCAATCTAGAgtgtggtgtgttttttgtctttgtttaagacattttttggaCTTTTATGTCAACTGATAATTGTTTTCTTTGAGAGTGAATAAACAGTTCAACCACCGAGTGGTCCTCTCTTTTGTTCACTACATATATTGGATTAAACATTCTTAACAAACTGTTGAATTTTAGGATTTCCCTCCTAACATCTGTCCCTCAACTCAGTTGTAATGTAAGGCTTTACATGCAGTACTGATTTATTCCAGTAGTAGGCAGCAGAGAGTCGACTCATTTCTCTTTGACTGACtcatttgacctctgaccccacaGTCAAACATTTCCCTTCAtcttttaaccctataaagcctgaaccgtgaaataattgccagaaaattctaaattttcaaaactggagtttTTGTTGAACcgctaacatttttttaaattcaatatcaattttcatatatgaatttaatttggatcatgtttgatctttttgtgcaatttgttgcacccaatgtgcttttcttgaactaacataattacataaaacctaatatttttaaccaaataaaactttgactttccttttaacattttcctcaaacatacaaaatatttttttccatataaaacaacatcatacatctgctgatatgaatatttcacgcagcaatgacagatccaccagtggaaccagcaaatcatttttgttacatctggtatttttgtgaaatttgttgctcagtttttttaatcatcactttATGTATTCATCAGATTTttcaggaaaagaaaatatcacaccgatgatgtataggtctcaaaaacatatgtatcaaatatgatacacttggctttatagggttaaagcaTCCCTGCTGATAAAAAGCTAGTTTGTAACCTGATTCATGATCAGTGCACAGTAATATATTGATGTACTGATACTTAAACTGTTGTTgctgaagagaaagaaaagattgCACGTCATAAAATACACTTCCTGAATGGTTTTAGTTTGTGGTGAAAGTGTCCTGTTTGGCTCAAATTGATCAATTAGGCAACAGCCAATCACACTGAGAGGTAATTATTGTCTGAGCAGTCGCAGCTCACAGTTCTTCTGCACAGGTTGCAGAGTGTCGGAGTTTTCAACTGTTTGCTCGCAACAAAACAAGTTTGAAGCTTGTTTCAAGTGTCGTGCAGCTCAGGGTGAGTCCAATGATgctaaatgtaataattattttatatgtacAGGATGTTTTTCTGAGTTATCTGCACAATAATATCGTCAACCTgttaaaaacttattttttcaagttttgcaggaaacacaaaaaacttcaccaaaagcataacatatgacatttattgatcatttcactttaaaaggatgtaacaaaggatgactattggcatagtaataacactgtgtgtaaattatgtaacttttttttcccatatatatctttattgggttgccaggacataatacatattcaatcagtaagggtacaattcacccattttcCCCCCTTCTATAGTAGACAAAACAATTGGGTTGGAGACGACTTTAGTAGGGGGTACATTTAAAGAGGCACATATTAAAGCTGATAAAGAGAtagtaaattatgtaacttaagagaaatacatttcttaggcaattttttgaacatgcctttgtgacttaagcaagatatggtaacactttattttgaaggtctacataagagtcacacaagcctgtcagaaacatgacatgacaagtatcatgagcattaatgttacttcaaagtgtcattaatgttcatgacacatcccatgtcatgtttataacACGCTCacgtcactcttatgtagacaccttcaaaataaagtgttaccatatcttgcttaagtcacaaaggcatgttcaaattcctaagtcacattttattttgacaggcaTAATAAATCAGCTTAAGTCACAAAAGTAACAAGTAAcaagtaacaaaatgtcccatcatccacggggccaaccaaagcgtctcatcagcttcttccttcatgttcactgtggtttgttgttgtctgaactcatcaacgctagttggtgctccagtataatcggtccgcctgaaactcatccagtgagaaacgttccacggtgcaaaaataagtgcaattaaaatgcgtTAATTTTTTTCACGTGTTAATTTtggtgtaattaattaatcttaattaacgcattaaagtcccggccctaaataatgtatatatataaatagactaataaatagtagcaaataaataaagagaagatgttgtgacactaagatgcatgagcagaaaaatattaaaaatggttcaagtaaaagccaaattaaaaaggcCCGTAATTTAAATCTTGGATTAAATTCTATATTCTCTTCCATTGGCTGCGGTACGTACAAACACTAACATATCCACCTTTTTTTGAACTTCAACGAGGCCTGAGACAGGTGATGCAATCTCTCACcacttttttttgccatcacatctgcttcactgctcagaccgggaggttgcAGCCTCCTTCCCATTTATTTTTAAGCAAGTTTAATTAGGTTAGGTTATGCGAATTGAGTAATGTATAGCTCAaaccattttaatttttttttaccaggaaTCAAAAGTATCATCCAGTACTGAAGGGGTAAAcatgatttttgtgtctctggagATCTGTAGGGTTAAACTGGTACCAGATTTTAATTGAATGGATAACCAGTGGcttatatgttttttatgcacactgttttacaccttatatttttatactgtatatttatattttattctttactGCAATCAATACTCCTTCTtcagacattttcatttttttctgtccgtctgtctgtctgtctgtctgtctagaGGTGAAGGTTGAAATAGGCTGTGTGAATGGCAATTTAGAATACAATAAACCCATCCAAGGATGTAGATCTAATGGATGTCCTCTCCAAACCGTCCATTCAGGACTAGTGACATCATTCCTAAACCAGTACAGCAAGGCTCTTGTGTTGGCTGCCCAGTACTAATGCATGGAATTTGTGAGGGCCAAACCTCCCATTGAATGAGGCCTCTCAAATACCTTTCTACTTATCCTAGGTTGTTTTTTATTCCATATAAATCTTGATTGTATTGATTATACCACCTAAAAAGAGGCTGAGGAGGTTCCAATGTTCATGTTCTAAATTAGATAACGGGTTGATAGTTAGCTTTATAAAGATCCTTATGGTAACGTGTAACCCATATACctaaatatctgtttttttaaattgctaatCTTGAAGGGAAATGAACTAAAATACCTCCCATCTATGGGATAGATAGGCATGAGTTCACTTGTTTGAATATGAACTTTATATCCTTCCAATGTTGGTCAATAAAGTCAGTATTTCAAATAAACTTGAAAGGGGGTCCGATATGAATTATAACATGTCGTCAGCATAGAGGGAAACCTCATGGTCTGAACCCCACACGGGTTGATTCCCCTGATAGAGGGGCTCTGTCTCAGGGAAAGTGCCAGATGTTCAGGTGTGATGGAGAGATTGCATCACCTATCTCAGGCCTTGTTGAACTACAAAAAAAGGTGGATATGTTAGTATTTGTACGCACTGCAGCCAATGGGAGAGTATATAGATTTTAATCCGAGATTTAAATTTCGGGCCAAATTCAAATGCATCCAACGTCTTAAAAAGTTGTCCCACTCCACCCAAAAGTGGAATGGGACAACCTTAATGTGTTAGAGTACTGAGACTGCTTTTTGGGGGGAATTAAGAAATCGTCATACATCTGTATGACAGCTTTCTTATCACATACTGGATGGACAACAGAGCGTGTGAGCAAACATTTCCCCTTTGTTTTGCTGTCCTATCATGTAAATGCTATTCTTGTCAACAATGGCTCCTTTCTCGACTACAACAGACAACTCTTACTCCTggattttaatattcaaatatgGGCGTTGATGTGGCTTAAAGAGAGCAGCTACCTGTCTGATATCTGAGGATTCATCAGCAGAGACACCAGACTGAAGCAGCTCTGAAGCAGctcttttttgcctttttgaagtctttttgtgtcattttgttgtaattttatgtctttattgtcattttctgtgtctttgtagtcattttgtatctctttgttgtaattttgtgtctttgtgaagtcattttgtgtattttgtgtcattttgtatttctttgatgTCATTTTGTAACTATTTGAAGTAATTTTCGGTGTccttctagtcattttgtgtcatttggtgtgtctttgttgtcattttatgtctctttgttgtaattttgtatctttttgaagttatgttgtgtgtctttgttgtcaatTTCTGTCCTTCTAGTGATTTTATATCTCTTAGAttttacaataaagaaaaatatgttcaCGTTATTTGtggatttctttctttctttcttgtcttGCTGTTACATCATGTAAATGCTGTTCCTGTCAACAATGGCTCCTTTCTCGACTACCACAGACATCTCTGACTtcttgattttaatattcaattGTGGCGTTGACGTGGCTAAAAGAGAGCAGCTACCTGTCTGATATCTGAGGATTCATCAGCAGAGACACCAGACTGAAGCAGCTCTGAGCACGAATCACCAGATGTAAATTATTattctgttgtttcttttcactcgttaattttttttttgccttttaaaagtcattttgtgtctgtttgttgtaattgtatgtctttattgtcattttctgtgtctttgtagtcattttgtatctctttgttgtaattttggatctttttgaagtaattttatgtgtctgtgttgtcaatttttgtctttctagTGATTTTGCATCCATTTTAtggtaaagaaaaatatgttcaCGTTATTTGtggatttctttctttctttcttgttttgctGTTCCATCATGTAAATGCTGTTCAGGTCATCAATGGCTCCTTTCTAAACCACAGCAGAGACACCAGACTGAAGCAGCTCTGAGCACGAATCACCAGATGTAAGTTattattctgtttcttttaactcgtttttttttttttttttttgcctttttgaaataattttgtgtctgtttgttgtaattgtgtgtatttgttttcattaagtgccttttttgtcattttgtatctatttgaagtcattttctgtgtctttgttgacattttgggattttgttgtcattttacgtctctttgttttaattttgtatctttttgaagtaattgtgtgtctctttgtcatttttgggtctttttgaagtacttttctgtgtctttgaagtcattttgtatctctttgaagtcattttgggtcttctttaagtaattttgtttgtctttgttgtcattttctgtctctctagtgattttgtatctctttgatgtaaatttacagtaaagaaaaatatgttgtcGTTATTTGTGGGTTGAcaccttgctttcttgttttgCTGTTCCATCATGTAAATGCTGTTCTGGTCACCAACGGCTTATTTCTCAACTACCACAGACATCTCTGACTTCTTGATTTTAATATCTAATATTGGCGTTGACGTGGCTAAAAGAGAGCAGCTACCTGTCTGATATCTGAGGATTCATCAGCAGAGACACCAGACTGAAGCAGCTCTGAGCACGAATCACCAGATGTAAGTTATTATTCTGTTGCGTTTCttacatcattttgtgtctgttttttactggaattgtatgtctttattgtcaatttatgtgtctttctagtcattttgtatctctttgttgtaattttgggtctttttgaagtcattttgtgtatttgttttcaccctgtgcctttttttggtcattttgtatctatttgaaGTCATTTTCTGTGTCCTTCTCGTCATGTTGTCGtcattgttgtcattttgtgtctctttgttgacATTTTGGGTCGTTATTGTcactttctgtgtctttctagtcattttgtgtctgtttgttatagttttggatctttttgaagtcattttctgtgtctttgttgtcattttgtgcatttgttgtcattctgtacctttttgtggtcattttgtatctctgtgATGTCACCAACTGCTTACTTCTCGACTACCACAGACATCTCTAACTTCTCGATTTTAATATTCAATTGTGGCGTTGACGTGGCTAAAAGAGCAGCTACCTGTCTGATATCTGAGGATTCATCAGCAGAGACACCAGACTGAAGCAGCTCTGAGCACGAATCACCAGATGTAAGTTGTTATTCTGTTGTTTCTTTTGACTTGTGATGATACTGTTTTTGATAAATTGTTTTTGCAAGTGCAATCTGTCATATCTCATAAACAGTGTAAAATCTAATTGCatgattaatatattattttttagattgataaaaaaatacagctAATTAATTTTTGTTTAATGCCATTATTCTGCCAGAAATTCAACAATTCTTCAATACtctcaaggttttttttcctttttagaaTGACtgcttttgaaaataaaagaaacaataaatgtaaaatcttTATATGGTTGCACTGGTGACTATGTGATATTCTAATGAGCCTATGCCATTTACATACAGGAACTTCATTCATGATGCAGACATATTTATaccaataaatattttattgggcTGATAAAAgctactataaacaatttactTATCTTTTaaggtctttttaaaaatattattctaGTTACAGAACCGATAACTTTATTGTGTTTCAGCCAGTCCtgtaacattatttatttgacagtaGGCGTACATTgtaaggagaataaataaaaagaatctagaaaataacaaattatgATCACCGGGAGAATTATGAATAATATAAGTATCCATAAAAAAGAGTTCTCTCTGTTGCATGATAATGGACAGGTGTTTTCCCTATGTTTCCAGTCTGATGCatgacattatttatattttattcaaattaggCATTTTGCATGTGCtaaaaaaagcaacacattGAACACCACAGTGTGAGCCACAGTCAGTGCTGCATTGACCATAGTTTACATATTTGCCGCTGAACATTATTCTGTCTCCTCATTTGAATGGGTGGGGactttacagtttgtttgtttgcctgaaATACAGCTAAAAGTgctaaaagtgttaaaaatgca
Encoded proteins:
- the LOC131990190 gene encoding E-selectin-like is translated as MQWSLFVLILMGLGQCAFSTCPLDEYHFISETKTWTEAQSYCRKHHTDLATVTNKTDMKRLCNYTKNVKSGIWIGLYNQTDTNRTWHWSLPGVEYTETKTNWVTGEPNDDTFPGNCVRLHPFPSDEWADNRCLEEFKFVCYNGEKM
- the LOC131989459 gene encoding snaclec agglucetin subunit beta-1-like, which codes for MFWDGFFFSTGKKKSTKKFHFINKEKTWPQAQSYCRKHHTDLVSGLKQLNDSKFKEERPQDDKGLWIGLFRDSWRWSDGSSFSFRYRDLDLYEGDKKCAMIANGKWSSDKCDGEKPFVCYDDHVILINQSMTWVDALDYCRDNHRNLVSITSLNQQRWVQEKAKQADSDYVWLGLRYTCTLDFWFWVTDQAVHYNNWNSRVKTDDCDMSGAMDRTGEHKWVKKNDEEKFNFICFK